A stretch of Lujinxingia sediminis DNA encodes these proteins:
- a CDS encoding sulfite exporter TauE/SafE family protein codes for MAAGGSGRTRPQRWRRQGGDARKEGFATARALLLVAVGIWGGFLQAGVGVLLLMAMVMVLGKDVARANALKRVAVSVFTLASLPIFITRGQVNWPAGLVVAPGAGHRRVAWRADDGPLASCRPMGSVGTARGREHLGV; via the coding sequence GTGGCCGCTGGTGGTTCTGGCCGGACTCGACCCCAGAGGTGGAGGCGTCAGGGAGGGGACGCACGCAAAGAAGGCTTCGCCACGGCGCGTGCGCTGCTGTTGGTTGCCGTCGGCATCTGGGGAGGGTTTTTACAGGCCGGAGTCGGCGTGCTGCTCTTGATGGCGATGGTGATGGTGCTCGGCAAAGACGTTGCGCGTGCCAACGCGCTTAAACGTGTGGCGGTGAGCGTGTTTACACTGGCCTCGTTGCCGATCTTTATCACCCGGGGCCAGGTCAACTGGCCGGCCGGGTTGGTGGTCGCGCCGGGGGCAGGGCACCGGAGGGTGGCCTGGCGCGCGGATGATGGTCCGCTGGCCTCATGCCGGCCAATGGGTTCGGTGGGTACTGCTCGCGGTCGTGAGCATCTCGGCGTTTGA
- a CDS encoding AAA family ATPase yields the protein MSADALPPQSTEVMSPEAASRIAADLVQNVSSVFRGKEQAVRWTVASAIARGHVLLEDVPGVGKTTLALALARSLGLSFQRVQFTSDLLPGDIVGVSVFSQSREAFTFRPGPIFNGLVLADEINRTTPRTQSALLEAMSEGRVSVDDTTYELPDPFLVLATQNPLDHHGTYPLPESQLDRFMMRLSIGYPRRDVERAIIMERGMVEPVQALEAVCSSDALRAVQSMASRVHVEESLVDYVLEVVERTRTHDQIRVGVSTRGVLAMMRGVRAIALMEGRTFAVPDDARELFVPTLAHRLSMTSGGQDRGRSEALIESIVASVPVPI from the coding sequence ATGAGCGCCGACGCTCTACCCCCACAGTCGACCGAGGTGATGAGTCCGGAGGCTGCATCGCGCATTGCCGCGGATCTTGTGCAAAACGTCTCCAGTGTGTTTCGGGGCAAAGAGCAGGCGGTACGATGGACGGTAGCCAGTGCGATTGCTCGCGGGCATGTGTTGCTCGAAGACGTTCCGGGGGTGGGTAAGACGACCCTGGCTCTGGCGCTCGCCAGGAGCCTGGGGTTGAGCTTTCAACGCGTGCAGTTCACGAGCGACCTTTTGCCGGGGGATATCGTCGGGGTTTCCGTCTTCTCGCAGTCCCGCGAGGCCTTCACCTTTCGGCCCGGACCGATCTTCAACGGCCTTGTGCTCGCTGACGAGATCAACCGCACCACCCCGCGCACTCAGTCGGCCCTGCTGGAGGCGATGAGCGAGGGGCGAGTGAGCGTTGACGATACGACCTACGAGTTGCCCGATCCTTTTCTGGTGCTGGCCACGCAGAACCCCCTCGACCATCACGGCACCTACCCGCTTCCCGAGAGTCAGCTTGACCGCTTTATGATGCGCCTCTCCATCGGTTATCCACGCCGCGACGTGGAGCGCGCGATCATCATGGAGCGCGGCATGGTCGAGCCGGTGCAGGCGTTGGAGGCGGTCTGTAGCAGTGACGCGTTGCGCGCGGTCCAGAGTATGGCCTCCCGGGTGCACGTGGAGGAGAGCCTGGTGGACTACGTCCTCGAAGTCGTCGAGCGGACGCGCACCCACGATCAAATCCGGGTCGGGGTAAGCACCCGCGGCGTGCTCGCGATGATGCGAGGAGTGCGGGCGATTGCGCTGATGGAAGGTCGAACCTTCGCGGTTCCCGATGATGCCAGAGAGCTTTTCGTGCCCACTCTGGCCCACCGTCTGAGCATGACGTCGGGGGGGCAAGACCGAGGGCGGAGTGAGGCGCTTATCGAGTCGATCGTGGCGTCGGTTCCCGTTCCGATTTGA
- a CDS encoding tetratricopeptide repeat protein, producing MVEVQHEQSGLEFGPSPVPLAQHRADVEALISQGSVEKARLRLEEVARQADATRDAVENLWLYSWLGQVYVAVNDGDRACDAFARAYAIDPREQEVASTYSELLEARGQHREALQVAQVVLLNHKQGLEAGEVAALYDRIGALREALGDHKEARAAFEMALVESPEDKQALTGLLRAVGELGDPADVVEARLKLIQGLDDDRARSMALVALGDDWVKTFNDPERALDTFEEAVAQWPQNRHAVERIAEVARELGDFRRVCRAYFTLSVIAESFPEKAEYLIRSSDVARTELWESEKALAGYRKALEYDSTRLDAFKSVTSILVDALDWEELEAAYVQVIAANTERQDVDPNLLGVLWQKLGDLYRDHLDRAGDAIFAFNQALAYLPDHAGLRGQLVALTEEHPEHYETAVAHLRAMGQTPGVQPGQWLDRLGKVFLRQKEVDKAYCVYRALRASGVRLDAKALGFVERFDSKILKPIRGQINPAMMRRYVFAPGLESELNECFRLLKGPLQEWTGEARSTYGLKRRDRVKISDNVAFNNFYKNVGAALGYVELPDLWRKDDQIGLVNGAMIPEGLIVGGDLLASAREKHIAFVVAKQLFLFLDPFYLAAIRPQSDLEAFLYRAVALVRPEVDYAASFQNEDAFKVMKRAFRGEEMGKLKRVIEEMLQGRDEIALGPWVEAIEDTANRIGLIFCDDLSVAEACLREEPRCISQRSLESRMRSLIDYSVSEQYLSLRPQLGIQVA from the coding sequence ATGGTCGAAGTGCAGCACGAGCAAAGCGGGCTTGAGTTTGGCCCCTCTCCAGTTCCTCTCGCTCAGCATCGTGCAGATGTCGAAGCGCTGATTTCGCAGGGAAGCGTCGAGAAAGCACGCCTTCGCCTCGAAGAGGTCGCGCGCCAGGCCGATGCCACGCGAGATGCGGTCGAAAACCTGTGGCTTTACAGCTGGTTGGGGCAGGTTTATGTCGCGGTCAACGATGGCGATCGCGCCTGTGATGCCTTCGCCAGGGCCTACGCCATCGATCCGCGCGAGCAGGAGGTCGCCTCGACCTACTCCGAGTTGCTGGAAGCCAGGGGGCAGCATCGGGAGGCCCTGCAGGTCGCCCAGGTGGTGTTGCTCAATCATAAGCAGGGGCTGGAGGCCGGCGAGGTTGCCGCGCTCTACGATCGGATCGGTGCGCTGCGCGAGGCGCTTGGTGATCATAAAGAGGCCCGCGCCGCCTTTGAGATGGCGCTGGTGGAGTCCCCCGAAGACAAGCAGGCCCTCACCGGGCTTCTCCGCGCTGTTGGCGAGCTCGGTGACCCGGCTGATGTGGTCGAGGCTCGCCTGAAATTGATTCAGGGGCTTGATGATGACCGCGCCCGCTCCATGGCGCTGGTTGCGCTGGGCGATGACTGGGTTAAGACCTTCAACGATCCGGAGCGCGCGCTCGATACGTTTGAAGAGGCGGTGGCCCAATGGCCTCAGAACCGTCACGCCGTCGAGCGCATCGCGGAGGTTGCCCGTGAGCTGGGCGACTTTCGGCGAGTCTGTCGTGCCTATTTCACGCTGAGCGTCATCGCTGAGAGTTTCCCGGAGAAGGCCGAGTACCTGATCCGCTCAAGCGATGTGGCTCGCACCGAACTCTGGGAGTCCGAAAAGGCTCTGGCCGGCTACCGCAAAGCGTTGGAGTACGACTCCACGCGCCTCGATGCCTTCAAATCGGTGACCTCGATTCTGGTCGATGCACTGGACTGGGAGGAGCTTGAGGCGGCCTACGTCCAGGTGATCGCTGCGAACACGGAACGCCAGGATGTCGATCCGAACCTCCTCGGTGTGCTCTGGCAGAAGCTCGGAGACCTCTACCGTGACCACCTCGATCGGGCCGGTGACGCGATCTTTGCCTTTAATCAGGCCCTGGCCTACCTGCCGGACCATGCCGGACTCCGCGGGCAGCTGGTGGCGCTGACCGAGGAACACCCGGAGCACTACGAGACGGCGGTGGCGCATCTGCGTGCGATGGGGCAGACCCCGGGCGTGCAGCCCGGTCAATGGCTCGATCGGCTGGGTAAGGTCTTTCTGCGTCAGAAAGAGGTCGATAAGGCCTACTGTGTCTACCGCGCGCTGCGGGCCAGCGGTGTGCGCCTTGATGCCAAAGCGCTGGGGTTTGTGGAGCGTTTCGACTCCAAAATCCTCAAGCCGATTCGTGGTCAGATCAATCCGGCGATGATGCGACGGTACGTCTTTGCCCCGGGGCTGGAGTCGGAGCTCAACGAGTGTTTTCGACTTCTGAAGGGTCCACTCCAGGAGTGGACCGGGGAAGCGCGAAGCACCTACGGGCTCAAACGCCGCGACCGTGTCAAAATCAGTGATAACGTCGCCTTTAACAACTTTTACAAAAACGTCGGGGCGGCGCTCGGCTATGTGGAATTGCCCGACCTCTGGCGAAAAGACGATCAGATCGGGCTGGTCAATGGTGCGATGATTCCGGAGGGGCTTATTGTGGGCGGTGACCTCCTGGCATCGGCGCGTGAGAAGCACATCGCGTTTGTGGTCGCCAAGCAGCTTTTTCTCTTCCTGGACCCTTTCTATCTGGCGGCGATTCGCCCGCAGTCTGACCTGGAAGCCTTCCTTTACCGCGCGGTTGCGCTGGTTCGGCCGGAGGTCGACTACGCAGCGAGCTTCCAGAATGAAGACGCCTTTAAGGTGATGAAGCGCGCGTTCCGCGGGGAGGAGATGGGCAAACTCAAACGCGTTATTGAGGAGATGTTGCAGGGACGCGATGAGATTGCGTTGGGCCCCTGGGTGGAGGCGATTGAGGACACCGCAAACCGCATTGGGCTGATTTTTTGCGATGATCTTTCGGTTGCAGAGGCATGTTTGAGAGAAGAGCCGCGTTGCATCAGTCAGCGCTCACTGGAAAGTCGAATGCGGTCTCTTATTGACTATTCAGTGAGTGAGCAATATCTGTCCCTGCGGCCTCAGTTGGGAATTCAGGTAGCGTAA
- a CDS encoding penicillin-binding protein 1A, with protein MARSRRSSKRSKSRRSGGSRLASLFKWMIILIILAGLAGVAGLAGIFYYFGRDLPEILKREDYNPPQVSQVFAAEGELIAEFHKPGERRTLVALDRIPPVVQNAFMAAEDAEFMTHSGVDYIGLVRAVYYALRYDQGMRGTSTITQQTIKNLMLTPERAYERKIKEMILARELEKNLTKEDILYLYLNTIYLGHGTHGVEEAAQHYFGKSVSELNVQEAALIAGLTSGPEANTPFRNMEGAMARRSYVLRQLWEKGFIEEGVYREADATEIEIIPRSQSKPHLGSAPYFVEHIRRDLIERYGEEKVYAGGLRIHTTVDLDMQMAAERAARQGLRTYDQRRGYFKPKRRLKENDIAKHVAQNHEEHGGTLRPSQVYEGVVTGVDTDEERVDLQIGQVKATLALDPRTRILGEGPDAKTIDEVFARGDVLRVQPLAEVGPDNTDPVLVRFETSAEVALVAIDPVTREVRALVGGYDFNTNKYNHALQARRQTGSSYKPLVYAAALEAKVITPATIYLDSPTVYQLPGGESWSPRNSDGKWRGPISAREGLAASRNVVSVRVLDDLTLPKAIDFAKRIGIESPIVDNYTMVMGSSEMPPIEITNAYATFAAGGQLAEPRYLRRVESAGGDRDLFQTHAEPVLAPEVAYLTTSMLQSAVEGYVDSKGNQRGGTAGLLKAVGHPVAAKTGTTNDSRDAWLVGYTPDLVVGAWVGFGDNRSLGPRQYGGTVAGPIFRDFLIDALEGHDGPQTFEPPVTGITTALIDPISGKLARSEAEGFEEVFLVGTAPTDYAPRQEEDSGESFLFEQFQ; from the coding sequence ATGGCCCGATCCCGACGCTCTTCCAAACGCTCAAAATCCCGTCGTTCCGGCGGCAGCCGCCTGGCGTCTCTCTTTAAATGGATGATCATCCTCATCATCCTGGCCGGGCTCGCCGGCGTCGCCGGACTTGCCGGCATCTTCTACTACTTCGGGCGTGATCTTCCCGAGATCCTCAAGCGAGAAGACTACAACCCTCCCCAGGTTTCGCAGGTCTTTGCTGCAGAGGGTGAGCTTATCGCCGAGTTTCATAAACCCGGCGAACGTCGCACACTCGTTGCCCTCGACCGCATTCCCCCGGTGGTTCAGAACGCGTTTATGGCCGCCGAAGACGCCGAGTTCATGACACACTCCGGCGTCGATTACATCGGCCTGGTGCGCGCGGTGTATTACGCGCTTCGCTACGATCAGGGCATGCGCGGCACCTCGACGATCACGCAGCAGACCATCAAAAACCTCATGCTCACACCGGAGCGCGCCTACGAGCGTAAGATCAAAGAGATGATCCTCGCGCGCGAGCTCGAAAAGAACCTCACCAAAGAGGACATCCTCTACCTCTACCTCAACACCATCTACCTGGGGCACGGCACCCACGGTGTCGAAGAAGCCGCTCAGCATTACTTCGGCAAGAGTGTCAGCGAGCTCAACGTCCAGGAGGCCGCTCTTATCGCCGGACTCACCTCGGGCCCGGAGGCCAACACCCCCTTCCGCAACATGGAGGGGGCGATGGCCCGGCGATCCTACGTGCTTCGCCAACTCTGGGAGAAGGGCTTCATTGAGGAGGGCGTCTACCGCGAAGCCGACGCTACCGAGATCGAGATCATACCCCGCTCGCAATCCAAACCCCACCTGGGTAGCGCCCCGTACTTTGTTGAACACATCCGTCGCGACCTCATTGAGCGCTACGGTGAAGAGAAGGTCTACGCCGGAGGCCTGCGCATCCACACCACCGTCGATCTCGACATGCAGATGGCCGCTGAGCGCGCCGCACGCCAGGGATTGCGCACCTACGACCAGCGCCGTGGCTACTTCAAACCCAAACGCCGCCTGAAAGAAAACGACATCGCCAAGCACGTCGCCCAAAACCATGAAGAACACGGCGGCACGCTGCGCCCCTCTCAGGTGTACGAAGGCGTGGTGACAGGCGTCGACACCGACGAAGAGCGCGTCGACCTGCAAATCGGCCAGGTCAAGGCAACGCTCGCACTCGATCCGCGCACGCGCATCCTCGGGGAAGGCCCCGATGCCAAAACCATCGACGAGGTCTTTGCCCGCGGCGATGTTCTACGCGTGCAACCTCTGGCCGAGGTGGGTCCGGACAACACCGACCCGGTCCTGGTGCGTTTTGAAACCAGCGCCGAGGTCGCGCTCGTCGCTATCGATCCGGTCACACGCGAGGTTCGTGCGCTGGTGGGGGGCTACGACTTCAACACCAACAAGTACAATCACGCGTTGCAGGCGCGCCGCCAGACCGGGTCCTCGTATAAGCCTCTGGTCTATGCCGCAGCACTCGAAGCCAAAGTCATCACCCCGGCCACCATCTACCTCGACAGCCCCACCGTCTATCAGCTGCCCGGCGGCGAGAGCTGGTCGCCGCGCAACTCCGACGGCAAGTGGCGCGGCCCGATCAGCGCGCGTGAAGGCCTCGCAGCCAGCCGCAACGTCGTCTCTGTGCGAGTGCTCGACGACCTCACGCTCCCCAAAGCAATCGACTTCGCCAAACGCATCGGGATCGAAAGTCCAATCGTCGACAACTACACCATGGTGATGGGCTCGAGTGAGATGCCGCCCATTGAGATCACCAATGCTTACGCCACCTTCGCCGCGGGCGGCCAGCTTGCAGAGCCTCGCTACCTGCGCCGGGTGGAGTCGGCCGGCGGCGATCGCGATCTTTTCCAGACCCACGCTGAGCCCGTGCTCGCTCCGGAGGTCGCCTACCTGACGACCTCCATGCTCCAGAGCGCAGTCGAGGGCTATGTCGATAGCAAAGGCAACCAGCGCGGCGGCACCGCAGGCCTACTCAAGGCCGTCGGGCACCCGGTGGCCGCAAAGACCGGCACGACCAACGACAGCCGCGATGCCTGGCTGGTTGGCTACACCCCTGACCTGGTCGTCGGGGCCTGGGTTGGCTTTGGTGACAACCGCTCGCTGGGGCCGCGTCAGTACGGCGGCACGGTCGCTGGTCCGATCTTCCGCGACTTCCTCATCGACGCACTCGAAGGTCACGACGGACCCCAGACCTTCGAGCCCCCGGTCACCGGCATCACCACGGCGCTGATCGATCCCATCTCCGGGAAACTCGCTCGCTCCGAGGCCGAAGGTTTTGAGGAAGTCTTCCTGGTCGGCACCGCTCCTACGGACTATGCGCCCCGCCAGGAAGAGGATTCTGGCGAGAGCTTTCTCTTTGAGCAGTTCCAATAA
- the typA gene encoding translational GTPase TypA, which produces MTNIRNIAIVAHVDHGKTTLIDELLKQSNTIAGHRELAVRAMDSNDLEKERGITIVAKCTAIDWEGYRINIIDTPGHADFGGEVERVLKLVDSVLLLVDAFEGPMPQTKFVLRKSLELGLKPVVVINKIDRPNGRPDAVLNMVFDLFGDLEANDEQLDFPVVYASGLGGFAKKELEDESTDMRPLLEAIVEYVDPPKDDPEGPLQMQVATLKYDEYLGRVAIGRVFSGKMRIGDRVVRCQINGEQVGARITKLFGFKGLDRVDREEVSAGDIVAVAGLEGILPGETICSPDAVNPLPMIAIDEPTVSMVLMINNSPFAGTEGKYLTSRQIRERLDRELEQNVALKVEPTENNDAFIVSGRGELHLSILIEQMRREGFEMQVSQPRVIYREDENGKKLEPIEEVIVETEQDYAGTVIQKLSERKGELVRLDVNSDNTQRLEFRVPSRGLFGYRSEFLTDTRGTGIMYTNFAGYEPFRGELLSSRNGVLIALERGDTTAYALFNLQDRGTLFVGAGEAVYDGQIIGLHSRDNDLVVNPNKKKQLSNMRSSGSDDALILSPPVSMTLEKAIEFIEADEYVEITPTSIRLRKAELNHSLRKRK; this is translated from the coding sequence ATGACCAACATTCGAAACATCGCCATCGTCGCGCACGTCGACCACGGCAAGACCACTCTCATCGACGAGCTTCTCAAGCAGAGCAATACCATCGCGGGCCACAGGGAGCTGGCCGTACGTGCGATGGACTCCAACGATCTGGAGAAAGAGCGTGGCATTACCATCGTGGCCAAGTGCACGGCCATTGACTGGGAAGGCTACCGCATCAACATCATTGACACCCCGGGCCACGCTGACTTCGGTGGTGAAGTTGAGCGTGTGCTCAAACTTGTCGACTCGGTGCTCCTGCTTGTCGACGCGTTTGAGGGCCCGATGCCGCAGACGAAGTTCGTGCTGCGCAAGTCGCTGGAGCTCGGGCTTAAACCGGTGGTGGTCATCAACAAGATCGACCGCCCCAACGGCCGCCCCGACGCCGTGCTCAACATGGTCTTCGATCTCTTCGGGGATCTGGAGGCCAACGACGAGCAGCTCGACTTCCCGGTGGTCTACGCCTCCGGCCTGGGTGGATTTGCCAAAAAAGAACTCGAGGACGAGTCCACCGACATGCGCCCGCTGCTCGAAGCGATCGTCGAGTATGTGGACCCGCCCAAGGATGATCCCGAAGGCCCGCTGCAGATGCAGGTCGCCACGCTGAAGTACGACGAGTACCTCGGGCGTGTGGCGATCGGTCGCGTCTTCAGCGGCAAGATGCGCATCGGTGATCGTGTGGTGCGTTGCCAGATCAACGGTGAGCAGGTTGGCGCTCGCATCACCAAGCTCTTTGGTTTCAAGGGGCTGGACCGCGTCGATCGCGAAGAAGTCAGTGCTGGCGACATCGTGGCGGTGGCCGGTCTGGAGGGCATTCTGCCCGGTGAGACCATCTGCTCGCCGGACGCGGTCAACCCGCTGCCTATGATCGCCATTGATGAGCCCACCGTCTCGATGGTGCTCATGATCAACAACTCGCCCTTTGCAGGTACGGAGGGCAAGTACCTGACCAGTCGCCAGATTCGCGAGCGTCTGGACCGTGAGCTTGAGCAGAACGTGGCGCTCAAGGTGGAGCCAACCGAGAACAACGATGCGTTTATCGTCTCGGGTCGTGGTGAGCTTCACCTCTCGATTCTCATCGAGCAGATGCGACGCGAGGGGTTCGAGATGCAGGTTTCGCAGCCGCGCGTCATCTATCGCGAAGACGAGAACGGTAAAAAGCTCGAGCCGATCGAAGAGGTCATCGTCGAAACCGAGCAGGATTACGCCGGGACGGTCATTCAGAAGCTCAGTGAGCGTAAGGGCGAGCTTGTGCGTCTGGATGTCAACAGCGACAACACCCAGCGCCTGGAGTTCAGGGTGCCGTCGCGCGGGCTCTTCGGGTACCGCTCGGAGTTCCTGACCGATACCCGTGGCACGGGCATCATGTACACCAACTTCGCCGGTTACGAGCCCTTCCGCGGTGAGCTCTTGAGCTCGCGTAACGGTGTGCTGATCGCGCTGGAGCGGGGTGATACCACTGCGTACGCGCTCTTCAACCTGCAGGATCGCGGCACGCTCTTCGTGGGTGCCGGTGAGGCGGTTTATGACGGTCAGATCATCGGTCTGCACAGCCGTGATAATGACCTGGTTGTGAACCCCAACAAAAAGAAGCAGCTCTCCAACATGCGCTCCTCGGGAAGCGATGATGCGCTGATTCTCTCTCCGCCGGTCTCGATGACGCTGGAGAAGGCCATCGAGTTTATCGAGGCCGATGAGTACGTGGAGATCACGCCGACCTCCATTCGTCTGCGTAAGGCCGAGCTCAACCACAGCCTGCGCAAACGTAAGTAA
- a CDS encoding serine/threonine-protein kinase: protein MRLDDLNGRVIAGRFELKDMIGKGGYGAVFEARQLSVDRRCAVKVLLPGRADDHRVEERFRAEARATSRLTHPHTLVLYDFGVDEETGFLFLVTEFLDGQTLDELLELEQSIAPQRAVAILTQVAQSLEDAHLQGLVHRDVKPKNIMLVERAGQRDFVKVIDFGIAKALTGAGEDEGLTQTGTLVGTPQYMAPEQLLGGEVDARSDQYALAVVAYRMLTGRNPFSAATPMETALRHINERALPLRTYCPELRVSQAFEDAILRALEKAPKHRYSSTVAMVEALREALGDTSDAAFQDASESGQRTTEEWPQLNSQVAAAHTRVLDAVDTGQEHTAATHRRVASASAEDGEVVGSGERATGETGVSAGAPADALAGESGGAGDGSSAPGGATTSEVAASMVIEEVTGDGGEISLEECSGPRVIQAPGAREDTAVLALAESGVTPAAHTERRPLMLRRRFRPAIAAVLAATALLATIVVMTGFLGKNGGASQAAPVVHSPDEARGSTRMASEAKHDALQATRSELQAAYLKATGTAAEEGARSGASTGGATAVQVASSVAEAVERATPRTGTVQVTLIPWGTLYVGRRARGEATRQRLELPAGRHELSLRQHGEVRARQTVDVVAGAHRMVVLEAPF, encoded by the coding sequence ATGCGACTGGATGATCTTAATGGACGGGTGATCGCGGGGCGTTTTGAACTTAAAGACATGATCGGCAAGGGGGGCTACGGTGCGGTGTTTGAAGCACGGCAGCTCTCGGTGGACCGGCGTTGTGCGGTGAAGGTGCTTTTGCCGGGGCGCGCTGACGATCATCGTGTCGAGGAGCGTTTTCGGGCTGAGGCGCGCGCCACAAGTCGGCTGACCCATCCGCATACGCTGGTGCTCTACGACTTCGGGGTCGATGAGGAGACGGGGTTTCTCTTTTTGGTCACGGAGTTTCTCGACGGTCAGACCCTCGATGAGCTTCTGGAGTTGGAGCAGTCCATCGCGCCACAGCGGGCCGTGGCGATTCTCACGCAGGTCGCGCAAAGTCTGGAGGATGCGCACCTCCAGGGTCTGGTGCATCGCGATGTGAAGCCCAAGAACATCATGCTCGTAGAGCGGGCTGGCCAAAGGGACTTTGTCAAAGTCATCGACTTCGGAATCGCAAAGGCGTTGACCGGGGCGGGCGAGGATGAGGGGCTCACGCAGACGGGCACGCTGGTGGGCACGCCGCAGTATATGGCCCCGGAGCAACTGCTGGGCGGTGAGGTCGACGCGCGATCCGATCAGTATGCGCTGGCGGTGGTGGCCTATCGGATGTTGACCGGACGCAACCCCTTCTCGGCGGCCACACCGATGGAGACAGCGCTGCGCCATATCAATGAGCGGGCCTTGCCGCTGCGCACCTATTGCCCGGAGCTTCGGGTGAGTCAGGCGTTTGAAGACGCGATTTTGCGCGCTCTGGAGAAGGCTCCGAAGCATCGCTACTCCTCAACGGTGGCAATGGTCGAGGCACTCCGAGAGGCCCTGGGAGACACTTCCGACGCCGCGTTTCAAGACGCCTCCGAGAGCGGGCAACGCACCACCGAGGAGTGGCCACAACTGAACTCCCAGGTTGCCGCAGCCCATACCCGGGTGCTCGACGCGGTGGATACCGGCCAGGAGCACACGGCGGCCACACACCGGCGCGTGGCCTCCGCCTCGGCCGAGGATGGCGAGGTGGTCGGCTCGGGCGAACGCGCCACAGGAGAAACGGGTGTGTCCGCCGGAGCTCCGGCCGACGCACTTGCCGGGGAGAGCGGTGGGGCCGGGGATGGCTCGTCGGCCCCCGGTGGCGCAACCACCTCGGAGGTGGCGGCTTCGATGGTTATCGAAGAGGTCACAGGCGATGGCGGTGAGATTTCGCTTGAGGAGTGCTCCGGCCCTCGCGTTATTCAGGCGCCGGGAGCCCGAGAAGATACCGCTGTGCTGGCTCTTGCTGAAAGCGGTGTGACGCCTGCCGCACATACGGAAAGGCGTCCTTTGATGCTACGTCGGCGCTTTCGGCCGGCGATCGCCGCGGTGCTGGCCGCTACCGCACTGCTCGCGACCATCGTTGTGATGACAGGCTTTCTGGGCAAAAACGGCGGCGCTTCTCAGGCTGCCCCGGTGGTCCATTCCCCGGATGAAGCGCGGGGCAGCACCCGGATGGCGAGCGAGGCGAAGCACGACGCGCTTCAAGCAACACGCTCCGAACTTCAGGCCGCCTACCTGAAGGCGACGGGTACTGCAGCCGAAGAGGGCGCGAGATCGGGGGCGTCGACCGGGGGAGCCACCGCCGTGCAGGTCGCGTCCTCGGTGGCGGAAGCTGTTGAACGTGCCACGCCCCGCACGGGCACCGTGCAGGTCACGTTGATTCCCTGGGGCACGCTCTACGTCGGACGACGCGCGCGCGGCGAAGCGACCCGCCAACGCCTGGAGCTTCCTGCCGGGCGCCACGAACTTTCCCTGCGCCAACACGGGGAGGTGCGGGCGCGCCAGACAGTTGACGTGGTGGCGGGGGCTCATAGAATGGTGGTCTTGGAGGCTCCATTTTAA